The genomic DNA TGGTTAAGTTTCATAAAGAGTTGCATAATATGTTGCAACTAGGTGTAAGTTGCAATATTAGTTACAAATTAGATTGTATATTTACTAAGTAGTTTGGGTAATTTGCATAAAGTGTTGTATAGAAGGTTACAACTAGTTGTAATTTTTAACATTAGTTGCATAATCTTTTGTAGATGAAGTTGCATTTAACTAAGTTGCTGATTTAGTATTTAGTTGCTTTTGGTTAATTGGCCCCGCAGGGGCACTAGTGAAGTTGCAATCagattttttatatattttgGGAGGATTTTACAAGGATTATTGTTAAAATGAATTAAGTTCATCACAAGGTTGCATATTAGGATGTTAAGTTGCATATAATGTTgctaatattttaataaatattataatgTTAATATGTGAATGACATGTTGAAGAAATATGTGAATGGCATGTTTATGATCTTTAGACATGTTTTTTATCTTTAGTCAGTTTGTATATAAAAGTCTTGATGCATTGCAGGGCACTTTGAAATAATGGATGAAAGAATCCTAGAAGAATTGACTCCCTTTCAGTGCACTAATGGGATATTCATTTGGGATATTGCAAACCCTATATATTTCAGGGTAGTAAAGCATCTACAAAGGCCATTTAACATGAATCTGGATATTATAGAAGTCCGGATTCGTTTTAACAATAATCTTCGAAGAGCTCTAAGAATCCACAAATGTTGGATAAATTTCACATTCTGGACGACTTTGACACCTTCAGCTAAGGGTTTTAGATCTAGATTTCGCTTTCATGTAATGGATTATTTAGATCAATTAGGAGTTATTTCAATTAACAATGTAATTAGGGTAGATCAATATTTTTATGCTACATATGAAAGACATGTTGTACAAGTTGTGCAAAAAGAATCAATACAATTTATGCTTTAAGTATATGAAGTATATAGTTGTGTTTTTAATTGTTGAGCTTTATATGTGTTTTCAATTGTTAAGATCTTATTTTTTTAAAGTTACATATATGTTTACATATAAAACCAATATCTTTGGTTGCATAATagtttcttgataagttacaAAAGTTAAACCAAATAGCTTGAGTTGGTGTGTTTGAGCTTTATTTTGGTCCATTTTCACATTTACTGCATTTATAATCTTTTTTCTTTCAATAACTTATTTATGTTAAATAAGTTGTTTTAAAAGTGGTTGTAAATTTATTGTTAGTTATAGTGTGGGTTTCATAAAAGGTTGCATAAGGGGTTGCATATTTACTTAAAATATGGTTGTGTTGCATAAGGGGTTGCATATTTGCTTAAAATATGATTGTGTTGCATAAGGGGTTGCATATATGGTTGAATTCATATATATATCTTTTAGCATTTTGCTACTTTTCTTGTAGCTAGGTCATCAATTTTCTTTATGAGGTTACATAATTGTTAACATTTATATTAATATTGCATATTGTTATATAATAGTCTAAAATAAACAATGTATTGAATAAAAAATGTGATAAACACGAATTTTGTTATAATACAAATTTTTTGAAATAATACTAGATTGCAGAATTCTTCCAGATGTCATATAAACTAAGTTAATTTGCTTTATTTAGAGTTAAACAATACAATATCCGCAACTGAAGTTATGTAATGAACATTGAATAAAAATATATCTAAATAATCTAAGTATTTTTAATGCATTTCTGCAGGTCCTTCTGTTATGCCCAAATTGATTACATTTTCCACATTGCACTTGTGTTTTTGAACTTGTTTCCCAATGAAATTTAATTTTTCGCTTCTTTGGTCTACCAACTTTAACTCTCCCTTGTCGAGGATAGACTATCAAAGCTTTAACCTGTTCTGGAACTTGCCAGGTGTCCTTGTTTCCAACTGGATAAATGACTTCTTTATAAGCTGCAAGCATCATTTCTTTTTGATAATATCTTGAACAATAATCATAAGGAATGAGTCATGTTTTTTGTAAAACGGCAATGGCATGGGAACATGGTATTTGATCCATTTGGAACCttcaaagaaaataaaaagatcaacataatataaaaattaaagtgCTATTACATGAaaataaattaagaattaatttAGTTTAACATACCTGTTGCAGTCGCAAGTCTTAGTACTTAGATTAACCACAAATTTCTTCTCCTTATTATACACCTCAAAAAAAATGTCATTTGATGGGTGCACCTAATTATTTGAAGCAAAATTAGACATATACAACTGAAAAAGAACATAAATTATGTACTTATAGTTTGTGGTAAAAAATTATTGTTGTAAGTTGTAAAATTTACCGTTAAATCAACTGAGAAGTGGTAATTTGCCTTCAAAATTTCTTCGTATTTCCTTGTTAAGTGTGTTGATGTTGCATTTGCCTCATTTCTGTTCTTCCAGCTCCATTTTTGTAGTAAAGCTCACAAACTCTCTAACATTGTATAAATAGGAAGCTCTCTTATTGAGATTATGACAGCATTCAAATACTTTACAACATTTGAAGTCATGTTTGAGTATCTGTTACTTGCTGAGAAAACCTTAGCCCATTTCTCATACCCAACCTCTTGTAAATATTGCTGAACTATTTTATCAATCTTCTCAAGTTCAGACATGTGATAGTTAAATTTTTTCAATTTATACGCATTTGAAGCAGAAAGGAATTCATCATTTATCCTCTTCAAATTTTTCTTGAACTTGGTTTCAATGTTTCCAAGTAGATGAAAAATGCAAAACACGTGTGGTACTTCGTTGTAAACATTGTTAGCCACTTTTATAATGCTTTCATGTCTATCTGACACTATTATCATCCCTTCCCTGACACCATAAGCTTTTTTGAATTTCACAAAAAACCATTCCCAAGACATATCATTCTCTGAATCAACTGCGGCAAATGCTAGAGGAAAAACTTTACCACCTGCATCTTGAGTTGTAGCCACCAGTAGAGTACCACCATGTGCGGATTTCAAAAACGTTCCATCAACAACGACAATAGGTAAGCAAAAATTCCATCCTTTGATTGAAGCGTGCAAATCTAATACTACGTACATGAAACAATTATTTTTACCCAACTGGAGTTCAATTACGGACCCTGCATTTGTAGTGTGCAACATATGCAAATAAGTGTACAGTTCAGAGTATGAATCAGTTGCATTTCCACTCATAATTTCCAAGGCTTTTTCTTTAGACCTCCAAGCTTTGTTGTAATTTATATTGACATTATGATCATGCTTCAAGTCACGTATAACATCTGCAACTGTGTAACTTGTCTTTATGTTTGTGAACTTTTGTTTGATAGCATCTACAATGATTGATGTGGTAGCTTGCCTTTGACCTTTGAATCTGATATCAAGAGCACAAGTATGATCTTTCATAAATCTTTGAATTATAAATTGACTTGTATTGCCATTCCTTGATGCACACAACATCCAATTGCAGTTATTGTCCAAGCATGCTACCGAATATTATTTTTTGCAAGACTTTTGCACTTTAAACTGGAAGTTATTGTTGATAGCGTAGTGGTTGAGAACAATCTGCAGTGTGTCCTTGTCTTTATATACTTGAAAATGTGAAATATGTTGATGGTGTTTGTCGGTTATTACATTAGCTTCCTTCTCTGCTACTCTTTCATCTTGTACAGTACTATGAGTCGCAGTTTGCGCCACTTGTACAGATACAAGCTCAGCATAATCAATGTAGTCTGCTAACAAATTTGTATTGACCACATCAGCACAGTCACTGGTAATATTTGATGATGCTCCCTCTGTAATTTGATATTCAACATATCCGTCCTCAACTGTTGTTTCACTGCCATTACATATTTGCATAATAGTTCTCTGAGTTTCAGTTGTTAGACACAATTTAAAGGGTATTTGTTAAATTCAGGGTCTCTTCTTTTGAGCTCAATATAAAACAAAAAATTCTGATCATCTACAATTGTGAAAGGAGGATACCCGTCATTTGCTTGATATTAAATTAGTACCATAGTTGTTTGTGGTTGCATTTTCAGTTCATTATATATCATCGCCAACAGTGAATCATAGTTACAGTTTCTTTGAAAGAGTAAACCAAACACTTTAAAACTTCTGTAATTTGTGATTTCATCCCACTGCTCATCATATTGAACAATAACATGAATGTCATCCATTCCTGcaattaataaataaacaaaaCACAACATAATTGCAAATTAAAGGGAATTAAAAGAATGTACTATAACATAACATAACTCAATTAACTACAAAATTTGATACTTTAAGTCCAattaaaagcaactaaaacaagAGTATAGCCCTGGTAGCATTCAACAAAGTAGAAAAGACCACGAATTGTCacataaaaatatgaaaaaatacACACAAGAAACTCAATTGACAATACTAATCGACATTTCAATTTCGTTTAAAAAACACTAATACCAGTCCTAAACCTGGTGGCATTTGACAAGGCAGAAAGCATCATCTATTTTCAcatcaaaaatacaaaaaatgtACAACAGCAACTCAATTGACAACACGAATCGACACTTCAATTACTTCTAAAAGCGACTAAAACACTATCCTATACCTGGTAGCAACCGACAATGCAGAAAACATCATTGATTTTTACATCAAATATCAGGAAAATAATGCAGGACAGCAACTCAATTCACAACACAGTTATACACTTTAATTTCGTATAAAAGCGAGTAGAACCGCATCCTTGATCTAGGTACCATTTGACAATGCAGAAAACATCATCGATTTTGACATGAAAGATCAGAAAATATGGAGAGCAGCA from Apium graveolens cultivar Ventura chromosome 5, ASM990537v1, whole genome shotgun sequence includes the following:
- the LOC141660903 gene encoding uncharacterized protein LOC141660903, with protein sequence MKDHTCALDIRFKGQRQATTSIIVDAIKQKFTNIKTSYTVADVIRDLKHDHNVNINYNKAWRSKEKALEIMSGNATDSYSELYTYLHMLHTTNAGSVIELQLGKNNCFMYVVLDLHASIKGWNFCLPIVVVDGTFLKSAHGGTLLVATTQDAGGKVFPLAFAAVDSENDMSWEWFFVKFKKAYGVREGMIIVSDRHESIIKVANNVYNEVPHVFCIFHLLGNIETKFKKNLKRINDEFLSASNAYKLKKFNYHMSELEKIDKIVQQYLQEVGYEKWAKVHPSNDIFFEVYNKEKKFVVNLSTKTCDCNRFQMDQIPCSHAIAVLQKT